The proteins below are encoded in one region of Reichenbachiella sp. 5M10:
- a CDS encoding RNA polymerase sigma factor, with translation MEALDYQNHDYKHSTQLDEAELVTRCKAFDATAQKLLYEKYAEKMYGLCFRYLATEDEAEDTVTEGFVKIFAKFNSFEYRGKGSLEGWMKRIMVNESLMLLRKRRQSFVEISQSDAKMKFSNNVDQKLIEEDIIEEIKKLPKGYRTVFNLYAIEGYSHKEIGEKLGISENTSKSQLSKARASLIKSLVRIGAI, from the coding sequence TTGGAAGCATTAGACTATCAAAATCATGACTATAAACATTCAACGCAATTGGATGAGGCAGAACTTGTAACCAGATGCAAGGCATTTGATGCCACAGCTCAAAAGCTACTTTATGAAAAGTATGCAGAAAAAATGTATGGGCTATGTTTCAGATATCTTGCTACAGAAGACGAAGCTGAAGACACTGTCACAGAAGGGTTTGTTAAGATTTTTGCCAAATTTAATTCATTTGAATACCGAGGAAAAGGAAGCCTCGAAGGTTGGATGAAAAGAATCATGGTCAATGAATCTTTGATGCTACTCAGAAAGAGAAGACAGAGTTTTGTAGAAATTAGTCAAAGCGATGCTAAGATGAAATTTTCTAATAATGTAGATCAGAAACTGATCGAAGAAGATATCATTGAGGAAATAAAGAAATTACCGAAAGGATACAGAACAGTTTTCAACCTGTATGCGATTGAGGGCTACAGTCACAAGGAAATCGGAGAAAAATTGGGAATCAGTGAAAACACATCGAAATCTCAACTCAGCAAAGCGAGAGCATCCTTGATCAAGTCACTCGTACGCATTGGTGCTATTTAA
- a CDS encoding tetratricopeptide repeat protein, producing MKNILWVVLAAVSMLACETEDRTKGDSLYASKEYKSAVKAYDEYLELHPTHVKSLYNRGRSYEELKEYDKALADFNQVLELDKKNTSAMLSLSKYYYRAEKFDQSLFYAESAIKVKDDMAEGFFWVARASHHMGDFPKAKAAYNNAINLNKQYGEAYLYRGALKMQEDKKTGACQDFKQAKNLGIKEAEAAIKKYCN from the coding sequence ATGAAGAATATATTATGGGTAGTACTCGCGGCAGTAAGTATGCTGGCTTGTGAGACTGAGGATAGAACAAAAGGCGACTCGCTATATGCGTCGAAAGAATATAAAAGTGCTGTAAAGGCTTATGACGAATATTTGGAACTGCACCCAACACATGTCAAGTCACTGTACAACAGAGGTAGATCTTACGAAGAGTTGAAGGAGTATGATAAAGCTTTGGCTGACTTTAATCAAGTACTGGAACTGGACAAGAAGAATACTTCGGCGATGTTGAGTTTGTCTAAGTACTATTATCGAGCAGAAAAATTCGACCAATCGTTGTTTTATGCAGAGTCAGCGATCAAGGTCAAAGATGATATGGCTGAGGGGTTCTTTTGGGTAGCCCGTGCGAGTCACCACATGGGTGATTTCCCTAAGGCCAAAGCGGCTTATAACAACGCGATCAATCTCAACAAGCAGTATGGAGAAGCATATTTGTACCGAGGGGCTCTCAAGATGCAAGAGGATAAAAAGACAGGTGCTTGTCAGGATTTCAAACAAGCGAAAAACTTGGGGATCAAGGAAGCAGAAGCTGCGATCAAAAAGTACTGCAATTGA
- a CDS encoding calcium/sodium antiporter: MIWESILIIIGFVILIKGADFLVNGASSLAKRYNVSDIAIGLTVVAMGTSAPELVVNIISGSGGHNDVVFGNIIGSNIFNMFLILGISSVIYPLTVQKNALWKEVPYSLLATVVFFVLVNDQLFWGKETNEASLFDGLILLGMFCIFLYYVFINMQRTGDTNGDMEEVEMHGTLKTALMIIGGIAGLVFGGKFIVENSILIAQEFGISEKVIGLTILAAGTSLPELATTAVAAFHKKSDLAVGNIVGSNIFNLLLVLGATAALNSPLQFDTDLNIDLYVIMIGTFMLFLFMFTLKKYKLDRAEGAIYLLGFVAYMVFLYFTRMS, translated from the coding sequence ATGATCTGGGAATCAATACTAATAATCATCGGTTTTGTCATTCTTATTAAAGGCGCCGATTTCTTAGTTAATGGAGCCTCTTCTCTCGCCAAAAGATACAACGTTTCGGATATTGCCATCGGTCTCACCGTCGTAGCGATGGGAACGTCAGCTCCAGAATTGGTAGTCAATATCATTTCAGGTTCGGGAGGTCACAACGACGTAGTATTTGGCAATATTATCGGATCCAACATATTCAATATGTTTTTGATTCTGGGAATTTCCAGCGTCATCTACCCGCTTACAGTTCAAAAAAATGCCCTGTGGAAAGAAGTCCCATATTCGCTTTTGGCTACTGTGGTGTTTTTTGTTTTGGTCAATGATCAGCTGTTCTGGGGCAAAGAAACCAATGAAGCTAGCCTGTTTGATGGATTGATTTTACTTGGGATGTTTTGCATCTTTCTTTACTATGTTTTTATCAACATGCAAAGAACTGGAGATACAAATGGTGACATGGAAGAAGTCGAGATGCATGGTACGCTCAAGACTGCTTTGATGATTATCGGTGGTATTGCAGGCCTAGTTTTTGGTGGTAAGTTCATTGTAGAAAATTCTATCCTCATCGCTCAAGAATTCGGCATCAGTGAAAAAGTAATTGGCCTAACAATCCTAGCTGCGGGCACCTCTCTTCCTGAACTAGCTACTACAGCTGTCGCAGCTTTTCACAAGAAATCGGACCTGGCTGTAGGCAACATTGTCGGTTCTAACATCTTTAACTTACTGCTTGTCCTAGGAGCAACTGCGGCATTGAACTCCCCTCTACAGTTCGATACTGATCTCAACATTGACTTGTATGTCATCATGATTGGTACATTTATGCTGTTCCTTTTCATGTTTACCCTCAAAAAATACAAACTCGACCGTGCAGAGGGGGCTATTTATTTGTTAGGATTTGTAGCCTACATGGTCTTTTTGTACTTCACAAGAATGTCCTAA
- a CDS encoding DUF1573 domain-containing protein yields MELSNRFKNSTLIIGFILGCIVPNQLLAQAKMELQETTHDFGTVQEEDGPILHEFIFTNIGDAPLLISTVKASCGCTTPDWTKIPVLPGETGYIRAQYNPRNRPGSFSKSLRIMNNGEGGVAYAYIKGTVIPRVKTVEEELPLQIGALRIKSKSVSFGRMTNEKAKSMTMEVYNAGEDSLTFTDEYDGPTSIVVSVDPKQLAPKQKGEMTVTYTPAKNDLGSINYGITIYTDETEMERKNLDVRASVREYFAPLTDEEKGQAPALLISDKLQNVGRITQGQTVTAEFALMNSGNSKLNFRKVESNCACLVAELADYDLKPGKTTTLKMTFDTSNRRGTQNKTVYLYTNDPVNSTQVVTIRATIVN; encoded by the coding sequence ATGGAATTATCAAATCGATTCAAGAATAGTACATTAATTATAGGCTTTATTCTAGGGTGTATTGTCCCAAATCAGCTATTGGCTCAAGCCAAGATGGAACTCCAAGAGACTACCCATGATTTTGGTACAGTTCAGGAAGAAGATGGGCCCATTTTGCACGAATTCATTTTTACCAATATCGGAGATGCCCCCTTGTTGATATCGACTGTCAAGGCTTCATGTGGCTGTACGACCCCTGATTGGACAAAGATTCCCGTATTGCCTGGTGAGACAGGGTATATACGTGCACAGTATAACCCAAGAAATCGTCCAGGCTCATTTAGTAAGTCGCTGCGTATCATGAATAATGGTGAAGGAGGGGTGGCATATGCTTACATCAAAGGGACGGTGATCCCTCGTGTCAAAACAGTTGAGGAAGAACTCCCACTACAGATTGGAGCACTCCGTATCAAGAGCAAAAGTGTGAGTTTTGGTCGAATGACTAATGAGAAAGCTAAATCTATGACGATGGAGGTTTACAACGCTGGAGAGGATAGCTTGACTTTTACTGATGAGTATGATGGGCCTACATCGATCGTCGTAAGCGTCGATCCCAAGCAATTGGCCCCAAAGCAGAAGGGGGAAATGACAGTTACCTACACGCCTGCGAAGAACGATTTGGGCTCAATCAATTATGGAATAACAATCTATACGGATGAAACGGAAATGGAGAGGAAAAATTTAGATGTACGTGCTTCGGTGCGTGAGTATTTTGCTCCACTGACAGATGAAGAAAAAGGCCAAGCTCCGGCACTATTGATTAGTGACAAACTGCAAAATGTAGGGCGTATCACGCAAGGACAAACGGTCACAGCAGAGTTCGCCTTGATGAATAGCGGAAATTCAAAACTCAATTTTAGAAAAGTGGAATCGAACTGTGCCTGTTTGGTCGCTGAGCTGGCAGATTATGATTTGAAGCCGGGGAAGACAACTACGCTAAAGATGACTTTTGACACGTCAAACCGTAGAGGTACGCAAAACAAAACTGTTTATCTCTATACCAATGATCCGGTCAATTCTACACAGGTGGTCACAATCCGAGCCACCATTGTCAACTAA
- a CDS encoding DNA/RNA non-specific endonuclease: MAQAKKKSTAKSKKGGSQGNQPLTILIILTVVGGGIFGLKYVSDTADFEPITFQWETSDSYFKNEENNKPVATSPKATSPESIPKTPSTPPPISNPTNEERMIETVETNEDLPTYTNDDQYYFSKSFDFAWPKYDQGDQIIEHEYYTLKYNEKTEQADWVAYSLTADHLKNAKFKRKDDFRADPAVQSKSAHPNDYKGSGYDRGHLAPAADFTWDEQALSETFFMSNMSPQAPGFNRGIWKKLEEKVRDWAMDNNQVFVVTGPIYTHYNQKIGSNKVVIPQGYYKVILELDGDEVKAIAFALSNEKSNMELYEFAKSVDELERETGMDFFPAMPDDLENKIESYYNYSDW; encoded by the coding sequence GGGATCTTTGGACTCAAATACGTATCTGACACTGCCGATTTCGAACCGATCACATTCCAGTGGGAAACGAGCGACTCCTACTTTAAGAATGAAGAAAACAACAAACCTGTAGCAACTTCCCCTAAGGCAACATCACCCGAATCTATCCCTAAGACTCCCTCTACGCCCCCTCCTATCTCCAATCCTACCAACGAGGAGCGTATGATAGAAACCGTCGAAACCAATGAGGACCTACCCACTTATACAAACGACGACCAATACTACTTCTCCAAGAGTTTTGATTTCGCATGGCCCAAATACGACCAAGGAGATCAAATCATCGAACACGAATACTACACCCTCAAATACAATGAAAAGACGGAGCAAGCGGACTGGGTAGCCTACTCGCTGACAGCCGATCATCTCAAAAACGCTAAATTCAAGCGCAAAGATGACTTCAGAGCAGATCCTGCAGTACAAAGCAAATCTGCTCACCCCAACGACTACAAAGGCAGTGGATACGACCGAGGACATCTCGCTCCTGCAGCAGATTTCACTTGGGACGAACAGGCACTTAGCGAAACCTTTTTCATGAGCAACATGAGTCCACAAGCACCGGGATTTAATCGGGGCATATGGAAAAAACTAGAAGAAAAAGTGCGGGATTGGGCCATGGACAACAACCAAGTATTCGTCGTAACAGGACCTATATACACCCATTACAATCAGAAGATAGGAAGTAACAAAGTAGTCATCCCTCAAGGGTACTACAAAGTCATCCTAGAACTCGACGGTGATGAAGTAAAAGCCATTGCTTTTGCACTAAGCAACGAAAAATCAAACATGGAACTATATGAGTTTGCCAAATCAGTTGATGAGCTTGAGCGAGAAACCGGAATGGATTTCTTCCCAGCTATGCCTGACGATTTAGAAAACAAGATTGAGAGCTATTATAACTACTCCGATTGGTAA
- the trpS gene encoding tryptophan--tRNA ligase, with product MARVLTGIQSSGRPHLGNILGAILPAIQLTEKENQESLLFIADLHSLTTIKDGTVRKENTRAVAAAWLAFGLDTSKSIFYRQSKVPEVCELSWYLSCLTPFPMLANAHSFKDKSDKLSDVNAGLFTYPVLMTADILIYDAEIVPVGKDQKQHLEMARDIANSFNRQYGETFVVPESRIDENLKTIPGTDGQKMSKSYGNTIDIFLPTKQLKKSVMSIVTDSLPLESPKDPETCNVFKLYEIIASPEQTEALRAHYLAGNFGYGHAKTALLDLILEKYQKERELFNYYMENDAELEQKLKEGEDKARAIASKVLQRTKEKMGF from the coding sequence ATGGCAAGAGTACTCACAGGAATACAAAGTTCAGGTCGTCCACACTTGGGCAATATATTGGGAGCCATATTACCGGCGATCCAACTGACAGAAAAAGAAAATCAAGAATCACTACTTTTCATTGCGGATTTGCACTCTTTGACGACCATCAAAGATGGAACGGTTCGAAAAGAAAACACACGTGCTGTAGCTGCAGCATGGCTAGCTTTCGGACTTGACACAAGCAAATCCATATTTTATAGACAATCGAAGGTCCCTGAAGTATGTGAGCTCTCTTGGTACTTGAGTTGTCTCACGCCATTTCCTATGCTAGCCAATGCGCACTCTTTCAAAGACAAGTCCGACAAATTATCAGATGTAAATGCCGGACTCTTCACCTATCCAGTATTGATGACTGCCGACATCCTCATATATGACGCAGAAATCGTACCTGTAGGCAAAGATCAAAAGCAACACTTAGAAATGGCGCGCGATATTGCCAATAGTTTTAATAGACAGTATGGTGAAACCTTCGTAGTACCTGAGTCACGAATTGACGAAAATCTCAAGACCATCCCAGGGACAGACGGTCAGAAAATGAGCAAATCCTACGGCAACACGATTGACATCTTTTTGCCTACCAAGCAACTCAAAAAGAGTGTCATGTCGATAGTCACAGACAGCTTGCCACTAGAGTCACCCAAAGACCCTGAGACTTGCAATGTATTCAAGCTTTACGAAATCATCGCCAGCCCAGAACAAACAGAAGCACTTAGAGCCCATTACCTCGCAGGCAACTTTGGCTATGGTCATGCCAAAACAGCACTACTTGATCTCATATTGGAAAAATACCAAAAAGAACGAGAACTGTTTAACTACTATATGGAAAATGACGCTGAACTTGAGCAAAAGCTCAAAGAAGGTGAAGATAAGGCACGAGCAATCGCCTCAAAAGTATTGCAGAGAACTAAAGAAAAAATGGGATTTTGA
- a CDS encoding phospho-sugar mutase — translation MEAYIQESIDKWLNGSIDQADKQTIENMISSGEETELIDSFYKELEFGTGGLRGIMGLGSNRMNKYTIGVATQGLANYLKKEFSGEDISVAIAHDSRNNSDFFAQTTASVFSANGIKVYLFESLRPTPELSFAIRELGCKSGVVLTASHNPKEYNGYKAYWEDGAQMIAPHDTNVIDEVRKIKGFDEVNFQENPALIETIGQEIDNKYLDMLEALSLSPDAIRNQSDLSIVFSPIHGTGITLVPNILERLGFKNVTIVKEQAEPNGNFPTVVYPNPEEQEAMSIALSTAESIDADLVMATDPDADRVGIAVKNKQGKFELLNGNQTGSLLIYYLCTKWKENKKLNGKQFIVKTIVTTELIKDIATHFDIESYDTLTGFKFIAGLIREFEGKKEFIGGGEESYGYLIGDKVRDKDAIASCAMIAEMAAWAKDQGKSVMELLEEIYSEFGMYWESLSSLTKKGKSGAEEIQKMMSDARTNAPSQLGGSKVTTLLDYQSGEATDLTTGSKTTMNYPKSNVLQFLTEDGTKVSLRPSGTEPKIKFYFSVKSDAGSSDKIETQKEILNKKIAVIKTELGLA, via the coding sequence ATGGAAGCATACATACAAGAATCAATCGACAAGTGGCTCAACGGTAGCATAGATCAAGCAGACAAACAAACCATTGAAAACATGATCTCCTCTGGTGAGGAAACTGAACTCATCGACTCGTTCTACAAAGAACTAGAGTTTGGTACGGGAGGACTCAGAGGCATCATGGGATTAGGTAGCAACCGCATGAACAAATACACCATCGGTGTAGCTACACAAGGTCTTGCCAATTATCTCAAAAAGGAGTTTTCAGGTGAAGATATCTCTGTAGCCATTGCTCATGACAGCAGAAACAACAGTGACTTTTTTGCTCAAACAACCGCTTCCGTATTTTCGGCAAACGGTATCAAAGTATATTTATTTGAAAGTCTCAGACCTACTCCTGAACTCTCTTTTGCGATACGTGAGCTCGGGTGCAAAAGCGGTGTAGTCTTGACTGCTTCACACAACCCCAAAGAATACAACGGATACAAAGCATATTGGGAAGATGGTGCGCAAATGATCGCTCCACACGACACCAACGTAATCGATGAAGTGCGCAAAATCAAAGGGTTTGATGAGGTAAACTTCCAAGAAAACCCTGCACTCATTGAGACCATCGGTCAAGAAATAGACAACAAGTACCTCGACATGTTGGAAGCACTAAGTCTATCCCCTGATGCGATCCGAAATCAATCTGATCTCTCCATCGTATTTTCTCCCATACATGGTACAGGAATCACCCTTGTCCCCAATATATTGGAAAGACTTGGCTTCAAAAATGTAACCATTGTCAAGGAACAAGCAGAGCCTAATGGCAATTTCCCAACAGTCGTTTACCCCAATCCCGAAGAACAAGAAGCCATGAGTATCGCCCTCAGCACTGCAGAGTCTATCGATGCAGATCTCGTCATGGCCACCGACCCAGATGCTGACCGTGTAGGCATAGCAGTCAAAAACAAGCAAGGTAAATTCGAACTTCTCAATGGCAACCAAACAGGTTCATTGTTGATCTACTACTTATGCACCAAGTGGAAAGAAAACAAAAAACTCAACGGCAAACAATTCATTGTCAAAACGATCGTCACCACAGAGCTCATCAAAGACATCGCTACTCACTTTGACATAGAGAGTTATGACACACTGACTGGCTTCAAATTCATTGCTGGTTTGATCCGTGAGTTCGAAGGAAAAAAAGAATTCATAGGAGGAGGAGAAGAGAGCTACGGCTACCTCATAGGCGACAAGGTTAGAGACAAAGATGCCATCGCTTCGTGTGCGATGATTGCTGAGATGGCAGCTTGGGCCAAGGACCAGGGCAAGAGCGTCATGGAACTTCTAGAAGAAATTTACAGTGAGTTTGGCATGTACTGGGAATCTCTATCTTCTTTGACCAAAAAAGGAAAGTCAGGAGCTGAGGAAATCCAAAAAATGATGAGTGATGCTAGAACCAATGCCCCATCACAACTGGGTGGCTCGAAGGTAACCACTCTACTCGACTACCAAAGTGGAGAGGCAACCGACTTGACGACAGGTTCTAAAACTACCATGAATTATCCAAAATCAAACGTTTTGCAATTCTTGACAGAAGATGGCACCAAAGTCTCCCTACGACCATCAGGTACCGAACCAAAAATCAAATTTTACTTCAGTGTAAAATCGGATGCAGGATCATCTGACAAGATTGAAACGCAAAAAGAAATCTTGAATAAAAAAATCGCTGTAATCAAAACAGAGCTGGGCTTAGCATAG